caatggatttgagtgcttctattctgtgaccctgatgagttgacgaaaaatatgtgataagtgtgcccgtttaagaccatagctgggctatggcatcggtgcaatgtgataatgtgactccgtataagaccatagctaggttatggcatcggtataatgtgataatgtgattccgtataagaccatgtctgggatatggcttcggtatgatatgtgaaccgtgtaagaccatggcaaggctatggcttcggtgtgtgatgcgtaacaatgtgaaagtccatagtttactatggcaatgtgataatgaatcactcaattcccttattgttccttaatttgacaatgaagtaaatgagaaatgggcctaagggagttaaattgtgagtagccatatggaaattattccaatgagttattaatgaaattgtgatttggaggatgaaataattaaactaatagatatatgattgtgtacgatatttgatatgatttgtgtttatatgcctatgagcttactaagcttcaataagcttacttgtgtgtgtttaatatttttatgtagattgacttgaagtgaagtgggtagatcggatcaacacaataGGGCACACTATTCGGATCAATTCTagtagtttttgttttatgtttaaagatttatatggcatgtatagagtttgaatgaattgaagtaaagatgttatgaactagttaacaatatttgtactaaaacagtttttggtaagtagcagtagtttgactttgaaaattcaccataaattgtggaaattgagttaagggctgggaaaaaaaatgagattaaatcctaatgagtctagtttcatatagaggaaacggtgcatgcaattggattttatgttatgagatatttaaattatggtgagacagagtctgaatgacttcgagttcccctgttctgattttaaaaaaatcattaaaaatttcacaaaaataattatgagtcatactgtatatgtatggatttctcattgggtctatttttaagagaaacaaacgacatggttatttgaattttttacagagagaaatttggttcgtagtgcacaggggtcaaagtagccaaaccctgaaataggggaggatttaactaataacctgtactaattggaccaaccaaaaattataaaaaaaattggtaagtatatatatgagtataaattcggggaaaatttacggatttgggtttcgagttttataactcgagatatgaattatttagcaactatgacgcagttggacagtTTGTCTGAAAAGTGtgatataaattatctaaatttggttaagtgctcaaataagtttagtagtgccttgtgctcgactccggcaacggtatcgggtaaggggcgttacatttattggtatcagagcttcggtttagctgattctcggaatatgtatgatgtgaaaagtgtctagaattacatgccatataaatctgtgatagtgtgctgtgtatgatccgatctaatccttatttttattatagattatctTCGATTTGAAAAGATGTCAGATAGACCAGAACAACCTAAGCAAGAAGAAGTTAATAGCAGAGTACAAACCTCTGAACAAGGAACAAGTAGTGAAGCTCCGATTTCATTGATGCGAGAACAAGaactcaaaaatattatttatggattcatgaatcagtggtataatgAGAATGTGCGAGAAAGAAATCAGACTACACAACCTCCTCCCCCTATCTCAACATCTGTAGtacccccggttgctcctccacctcctccgACAATTGAATCTGGCAAACGTTCTCCATTTGAAAAgctcagaaaacatggggctgaagaatttcggggaaGAACAGATGATGACCCCGTtaaagctgaatattggttacaAAGTATAATGAGGGTTTTTAAGCTAATGGCGTGCTCACCAGATGATTACTTAATATGTGCCGTGTCAttattgaaagaagaagcttataactGGTGGGAAACAATAGAAGCTGTTGTACCGGCTGAgaagatcacttgggaattttttcaaaatGAACTTAAGAAGAAATATGTCAGTAGAAGATATTTggataagaagaaaagagaatttctcGACTTGCGACAGGGAAACAAGTCAGTGGCTggatatgaaagagaatttgtttatctgagcaaatatgctcgagatatAGTACCCacagaagaagaaatgtgtatcagatttgaagaagggcttaATGATGAGATTAAAATGATGATAGGGGGCATTGAGATAGAGAATTTGTTGTTCTATCATATCGTGCTCAGAAGCTTGAAGaagtatataataaaaagatgCAACGAGATAGAAGAAGTAAAGTATCTTTCAAAAGAAGTGCATCTAAGTCATTTTCGGCTTTACCAGTGAAGAAATCTAAAGAGGAATTCAGTCGAGCCACTTCAGTACCGGAAAGATTAGGAAAAAGTAGGCCAAGACAATCTGATTACAAAGCATCTGACAGACCTGCTGTTAGTGTGGGTAGTGTACAAAATACCCAAAGGCCTAAGTGTCAACATTGTGGAAGAAGTCACCCCGGTGAATGTAGAAGTtaggggcttgttataaatgtggggccaCTGATCACTTTATTCGTGATTGTCCCCAATTACAAGTAGAAGAAGTGGAACAGAGGGAGAAACAGAAAATTCTTCCTCAAAAAGGAAGACGCTCTGGTCAGAGTAGTGCTACAGGGGCTACTCGTTTGGGTATGAAAGATACTGCTAGCCGATCAGAAGTTAGGGCTCCTGCTCGTACTTATTGCATTCGGTTTGACAAATactcctgctgcttttatggatttaatgaatcgaattttccaaTCTTacctggatagatttgtggttgtgtttattgacgatatactgatctattcaaagacagaatccgagcatgctcagcacttgagaattgtactaCAGATATTAAGGGAAAAACAGTTAtgtgcaaaatttagtaaatgtgaattttggcttcatgaagtggGATTCTTGGGTCACATTGTGTCAGTTGATGGTATACGGGTAGATCCGAGTAAGGTGTCAGCGGTGATTAATTGGAAAACTCCAAAGAATGTTACGGAAGTGCGAAGTTTCCTTGGATTAGTTGGTTACTATcgtcgatttgtgaaagatttttcACTGATTGCTTTACCGATAACTAAATTATTACAGAAGAATGTTGAGTTTGTATGGTCTGAtgagtgccaacaaagttttgatcaattaaagaaaatgttgacagaggctccGGTGTTAACTCAGCCTGAATCAGGTGTGCCATatgtagtatatagtgatgcgtctctgaatggtttaggttgtgtattgatgcagtcaggaaaagttgtagcatatgcttctcgacagttgaaaccacatgagaggaactaccctacacatgatcttgaattagctgccatagtatttgctttaaaaatttggagacactacctatatggagagaaatgttatgtgtatacagaccataaaagtttgaaatatttaatgtcgcagaaagagctgaatttgagacagaggcgatggttagagctgttgaaagattacgatcttatcattgattatcatccgggtaaggcaaatgtagtggcagatgcacTTAGTTGGAGATCATCATTATTTGCTCTTCGGGCGTTAAATGCTCATTTGTCTGTTAATGAAAATGGTTCTATATTAGCTGAATTAAAGACAAAACCAGTATTCTTTCAACGAATTCGGgaattgcaagatgaagatccgaaGTTGGTGTTGAAACGACAAATGGTTCGGGATAATTTGAACTTAGATTACTCTATTGATAATAGTGGTATGTTATACCATCGTAATAGAATTTGTGTCCCGAATAATCTAGAATTGAAGAAGGATATCTTATTAGAGGCTCATAGTAGTATgtactcgattcatccgggtagtacgaagatgtattgtgatttgaaaaaaatgtattggtggcctggtatgaaacgggaaatttgtgaatttgtggcaaaatgtttaatctgtcaacaggtaaaagctgaacatcaagtgcctacaggtttgttacaacccgtaatgattccagaatggaagtgggaacatgtgacgatggattttgtatctggattgccagtGACTCCGAAGAAAaaagattcaatttgggtgatAGTAGACAGATTCACTAAATCAACGCATTTTATTCCGGTCAGAACagatttttcacttgataagttagcggaattatatgtg
The sequence above is drawn from the Gossypium hirsutum isolate 1008001.06 chromosome A05, Gossypium_hirsutum_v2.1, whole genome shotgun sequence genome and encodes:
- the LOC121228849 gene encoding uncharacterized protein; translated protein: MSDRPEQPKQEEVNSRVQTSEQGTSSEAPISLMREQELKNIIYGFMNQWYNENVRERNQTTQPPPPISTSVVPPVAPPPPPTIESGKRSPFEKLRKHGAEEFRGRTDDDPVKAEYWLQSIMRVFKLMACSPDDYLICAVSLLKEEAYNWWETIEAVVPAEKITWEFFQNELKKKYVSRRYLDKKKREFLDLRQGNKSVAGYEREFVYLSKYARDIKLEEVYNKKMQRDRRSKVSFKRSASKSFSALPVKKSKEEFSRATSVPERLGKSRPRQSDYKASDRPAKLGACYKCGATDHFIRDCPQLQVEEVEQREKQKILPQKGRRSGQSSATGATRLGMKDTASRSEVRAPARTYCIRFDKYSCCFYGFNESNFPILPG